The Cylindrospermum stagnale PCC 7417 genome segment ATCTTCACAAACACATCGGGATTGATTAAGCCAGTTAGAGGGATAACTTGACCATTAATTTTTAGCGCATAAGCCATTGCTAAACAATCAGGATGGCAGGGAACTGGGAGAATATCTTCAGGTTTAAAATAGGGACTTTGTTGGAGAATTGAGCGGCGAACTTCTGTTAAAGTGTACCTATCTCGCTTTTCTTCAAATCCCTCTAACCTTCCCGCTGCTTGGATTGGTTGAAAAGTCACACCCCGAATACATTTCTGTTGTAAAGCATATTCAATAATTTTGCCGATTTCTTGGTCATTCAAACCTTTTTTTAGGGTGACAACTAAAGTAGTAGAAATGTTATATTCGTTGAGATGGGCAATAGCTTTTTCCCGCACACCCCGCAAATCTGCGCCGCGTAATTCCTGTAGTGCTTCGGCTTCAAAGCTGTCAAATTGCAGATATACCTCAATTCCGGGCATATATTGGCTGAGGCGATCGCAAAATGATTTATCTTTAGCAATCCTCAAACCATTGGTATTAATCATTAAATGCTTAATTGGCCGGCTTTTAGCAATATCCAGAATTTGAAAAAACTCTGGGTGCATTGTTGGTTCACCGCCACTGATTTGCACTATCTGTGGTTCTCCCTCATTCGCCACCACCGCATCAATCATCATGGTGATGTGTTCTAAACTGCGATGACGACGCGTTTGTTGCGATATATCAGAAACTTCTTCAGCACCAGAATCAGCATAGCAAATCGGACAGGAAAGATTACATTTATCTGTCACCTCAACAACAGTTATACAGCTATGCTGTTCATGATCAGGGCAAAGTCCGCAATCATAAGGACAGCCATATTTAATTGGGGTATTAAACTTCAGAGGCATATCCCCTGGCTTGATAAATTCCAGAGATTTTTGATAATACTCAATATCATCAGCAATCAAAATTTCTTCTCTCCCGTGGGTGGGACAGTGCTTAACAAGGTAAACACAATCATCTCTAAAAATTATTTTTGCTTCCACCTTAACGAGACATTTAGAGCAAACGCTATTCGTCAAAGCATGAAAAAGGTAGTTGCGAGTAGGCATGGTAACTAATAAACTTTTTTTATTTGGAATATTTTGGTAATACTACGATGATAATATAAAATAGCTAATAAAGCAGCAAATTGAATCGCGCTTATTCCTAAAAATGGGTGAAAATCAGGCTTAAGAAAATCTATCAGGAATCGAAAGCTTAAATATAAAACTAAATAAAATTTAAATAAATCACCATTTTCATAGCGATAGCGACGACGAAATTGTAAAAACACAATTAGACATATGAGAAACATAATTTCATATAATTGTGTAGGATGGCGACTAATCCCATCGCCAAAATCGACACCCCAAGGCAATGTAGTGGCAACTCCATAAGTGCGATCGCTTAACCCCGTCAGAAAGCAACCAATCCGGCCCACCGCTGTACCCACAATCAACGGATAGACAAACGCATCACCAGTAGACTGACGAACGCCAATGATTTTTTTGGTGATTTCCACACCAATCAAACCACCCAAAAGTGCCCCAACTACAGTTTTCCCTTGCAGGAATATGAATAAAAATTCTTGGGGATTTTGCCAAATTAAATCGAGATGTTGCAGCCCCACCAATACCTTAGCACCAATTAAAGCGCCCACCATACCGCCAACCATCACAGAACTGCGTTGACTGGGTGCAATTAAATCTTTTTTACCAACATTACGCAATAATAAACGCAAGGCAACGGTATAAGCCAAAGACTCAAATAAAATATGCGGATGAATCTGTAAAGATCCCAACCAAAAATAAACGGGAAAATTCACAACTTACTTATTTCCAGTTTTGAGAGTTAATTGGTGAGTAATACATCAGGAGTTTAACTCAAAATTCAACTGCAAAATTCAAACCCTTAACATAACTATTCAGCCGAGATCAAATCACTCCACTTCCTCGCAGTGGATTAACAAAGTTTCCATCGCCTCAGCCAAAGAAATCAACTCTGTCCAAGAAGAACCACTAACTAAACTTTGGGCGTGCGCTAATCGGTTTCGCAAATGTTCCGCCGACTTAAGGAAACGTTCACCAAACCGCTTTGACTTCAGTCCTAATTGCTGGAAAAGTTCAGGTTGATTTAAAACTAAATCTCGCTTATCACAAAATTGTAAATAATCTAATAAATCAGTGGCTTCATTTCTTTCTTGACTCTCTCGCCATAACTTTTGAGCAGCTTCTAAACGTTCCGGTTTCAGGACTTGTTGCCAAGAATCTTGGGGATAATAAATTCGTACCAGTCGCAACAGATTCATTTCTAACAACGTCACCAAGCCAAAAAGCAGCATTCTCACTGGTGCTTTTTGCAAATCACCACAGGTAATAATTCCTGTCACCTGATTACAATCTAACACAAACAATCGTGGCGTTTGTTGCAAGATGGGTAACAACTTAATTAGTGGGGTAGAAATGGCGACGAGTTCTTTAGTATGGAACACCCGTTGATAGTCGCCACAATTGCCAGAGTTGCCTTGCATCAAAGTAGCGCGTTCCACATAACCGCTGATACTATCTCCCGTCTCTACGCCAACAACATCAAAATCTTGTAGCTGCATCCAATGCAGCACATCTGTCACCTGTGCGTCAGCTGACACAGCTTTTAGGGGTTCCGCCACATATTCAATAGTGATATTGTTCTCAAATAAACTCCGCAAGTCTTGAGAACGGGATTTTAGCTGTTTCATCTGCCTATAGATATAACATATCAGCAGAATTAGTATTTCATAGAAGCCCGCTTTGTAACTGTGCAAGCTTTGTACTTGTAAAAGAAAATTAATACTTGATCAATTAAACATCGCAGTGAAAATTAAATATACATTATGCAGAACCCTTGTAGAGACTAAGTATGGCAAGTCTCTACATTCTTTCCCACTAAATGTCCATTGATTGCAAAACTTCAAGCGCCCAGACCTTTTGAGCCTGAGCGCTTGAATATTAGGTTGCAGAGAAACTTCTGCTGGTTAATGAAATTAAGCAGGCATCATTTGCATAGATCTACAAGATTCTGCACATTTGCGGCAGGCGGCAGCGCACTCCATCATTTTGGCGTCATCACTCATCATTTCGCAGGCCATTGCACAACGTTCGCACATTTCTGCACAAAGCATACAAGTGCGTCCCATGAACTCAGAACCGCCCATCATCATGCTCATGCACATCATGCACATTTCAGAGCAATCGCGCATCATGCTCATCATGCTCATGTCCATATACCTACCGCCTTTGCTCATGCAGTAAGTCATGGTTTCCATGCACATCTTTTGACACTCCATGCAAGCATTCATGCAAGTTTGCATTTCGGTGGTCATGGTTTCAGTCATCATCATCATCATAGGAATTACCTCTTGATTTTCTGATGTGTAGATGGTGCCCTTTGCAGGACTACTTATAACAGTAATCATATCTTTTTAAGGAGTCAATGGCATTTTTTTTGCGGATATTATAAGCCAACAATTCCGATAGAATTACCGGGAATTGAGAACAATTACACATAATTAAGTGCTATTTTTCTAGAAATTATTGCCAATTAAGGGCTAGAATCTCCCCTAGGAAGGTGGGGATTTCTCCCACTCGTAAGTTTTGAAATTAAAGACTAAAACCCAGGCAGATATTTGGTGAAAAACAATGTTATGCTTTGCTGACAAACGTCTAATAAATAATATTTATGAATTTATATTAAGACATCATTTGTTAAGTTATATCAAATTGCTCAACAAAATAAATTGATCTGTCATCTCTAACGATGCGTAGACGCCATAGGCTCGTTGATGGCTTTTGATTATATGCTGATTTTTGGGGATAATTCCGGCTTTTGGAGAGATTATCGGTTTAGTTAACCCCAAACTAAAGTTTTGAGATAAGTTATCCGTCTAGCACCCAAATTTGCCTGTTTGCTAAACAAATATCAAACAGGTTTGTTGCAGAAACAGTCTTTCCTGCGTTTTGTGTCTTAGTTAGTCAACCCTTCAGAAAATCAAATAACCTTCTATCATGGTAGTTAGTAGTAGAACTTGACCTTTGTTCCATCCAGTCTTTGATGGAATAGCTCAGGTTTATGCACATTGATGCCACAAGCTTAACTTGCTGAACTACACCACTAACAGCAAGGTAAAGAGCATCATGTTAACAAAAGTGTTTGATGCTTTGCTTTTTGCCTTACAAAGAATATCGGGTAAGCTACGACCTGAGTTCCTGCCGGCAGAATGTGGAAGCTTTGACTGAATAACCTAGTTGGAGAATGATCATGTCGAAGGAACAAAAAGGTAATAGAGAAACTAAAAAACCCAAAAAAGACGCCAAGGATAAAAAGGATAAAAAAGATCCAAACAGATATGACGGCAACTTAGGTAAATAACTGTAGTGCTTGCGGTGCGTTAGCCTCAGCGTAACGCACCGTACAAGACTTAGCAGTTTTAAAACAGAGCATTTTCTAAATCAGCTTGCAAATCTAGAGAGTGCTCTATTCCTACAGAAAGACGGACTAAATTATCCTTAATTCCCCGTTTTAGTCTTTCTGTTTCTGGTAGAGAACCGTGAGTCATTTTTGCGGGATAGCAAAGCAGCGATTCTACTCCTCCCAAACTCTCTGCTAGTAAAAATAACTGGAGACGGGATGCAAAACGTTCCACTTCGGCGAAACCACCTTTTAATTCCAAACTAATCATCCCCCCAAAGCCAGACATTTGCTCTTTTGCTAGTTGATGTTGTTCATGACTAGGCAAACCTGGATAATAAATTCGCTCGACTTTGGGATGCTTGGCTAAAAATTCCGCCAAAAACAAAGCATTTTTTTCATGTTCGCGCATTCTCACAGCTAAGGTTTTAATGCCTCTGAGAACTAACCAACTATCGAAAGGACTGGGAACCGCTCCAATGGCATTTTGATAAAACTTCAGTTCTGTGTATAGTTGTTCATTAGAGGTGACAACTGCGCCGCCAATAACATCGCTATGTCCCCCTAGATATTTGGTTGTGCTGTGAACCACAATATCAGCACCTAATTCTAATGGCCTTTGAAAGTAAGGGCTAGCAAAGGTATTATCAACCACCAGAACAATATTGTTTTTCCGGGCAAAATTTGCTAGGGAGACAATATCAATAATTTTCAACAGTGGATTTGTAGGAGTTTCAATCCAAATCAGCTTGGTATTGGGTTGAATTGCAGTTTCAAATTCAGCGATATTGTCTATATCTACATAGGTAGTCGTCACACCCCAGTTTTTAACCACCCGTTCTAGTAAGCGATATGTCCCACCATATAAATCGTCGCCAGCAACG includes the following:
- a CDS encoding radical SAM protein, whose amino-acid sequence is MPTRNYLFHALTNSVCSKCLVKVEAKIIFRDDCVYLVKHCPTHGREEILIADDIEYYQKSLEFIKPGDMPLKFNTPIKYGCPYDCGLCPDHEQHSCITVVEVTDKCNLSCPICYADSGAEEVSDISQQTRRHRSLEHITMMIDAVVANEGEPQIVQISGGEPTMHPEFFQILDIAKSRPIKHLMINTNGLRIAKDKSFCDRLSQYMPGIEVYLQFDSFEAEALQELRGADLRGVREKAIAHLNEYNISTTLVVTLKKGLNDQEIGKIIEYALQQKCIRGVTFQPIQAAGRLEGFEEKRDRYTLTEVRRSILQQSPYFKPEDILPVPCHPDCLAMAYALKINGQVIPLTGLINPDVFVKMLPNSVLYEQNEELKKQIFELFSTSHSPKSAATSLKQLLCCLPLLAVPEGITYENVFRVMIVQFLDPYNFDVRSVKRSCIHIVHPDGRIIPFDTFNMFYREGSAGYHLVNNRPD
- a CDS encoding prolipoprotein diacylglyceryl transferase — protein: MNFPVYFWLGSLQIHPHILFESLAYTVALRLLLRNVGKKDLIAPSQRSSVMVGGMVGALIGAKVLVGLQHLDLIWQNPQEFLFIFLQGKTVVGALLGGLIGVEITKKIIGVRQSTGDAFVYPLIVGTAVGRIGCFLTGLSDRTYGVATTLPWGVDFGDGISRHPTQLYEIMFLICLIVFLQFRRRYRYENGDLFKFYLVLYLSFRFLIDFLKPDFHPFLGISAIQFAALLAILYYHRSITKIFQIKKVY
- a CDS encoding four-helix bundle copper-binding protein translates to MMMMMTETMTTEMQTCMNACMECQKMCMETMTYCMSKGGRYMDMSMMSMMRDCSEMCMMCMSMMMGGSEFMGRTCMLCAEMCERCAMACEMMSDDAKMMECAAACRKCAESCRSMQMMPA
- a CDS encoding cystathionine gamma-synthase is translated as MEFETRAIHEGQQPDPQTGAVIVPIYLTSTYQQEAIGQHKGYEYSRTGNPTRNALEESLASIENGKFGLAFASGLAATTTVLSLLKTGDHIVAGDDLYGGTYRLLERVVKNWGVTTTYVDIDNIAEFETAIQPNTKLIWIETPTNPLLKIIDIVSLANFARKNNIVLVVDNTFASPYFQRPLELGADIVVHSTTKYLGGHSDVIGGAVVTSNEQLYTELKFYQNAIGAVPSPFDSWLVLRGIKTLAVRMREHEKNALFLAEFLAKHPKVERIYYPGLPSHEQHQLAKEQMSGFGGMISLELKGGFAEVERFASRLQLFLLAESLGGVESLLCYPAKMTHGSLPETERLKRGIKDNLVRLSVGIEHSLDLQADLENALF